TGGGAACAGTTaaggaaatatttaaaatggaaaaattgacaTACTCTTTACAAATTCAAAATTTTACCTAACTTGGGACAAATGGATTAATTTTATATCCCCTATTCGGAATGACTTTATATGACTGGAACTTTGACCTTTCTTGCATAATAATAACACTGTATTTTCTACTCATGTATATATTTCTTGTGAGAAAAAAGTGATGGCTGTAAGCTCCCAgtcctggtttgtttttgttttgtttttttgctttgtttgtttttgttttgtttttcttatggaaaaaaagagaggactATGATAAAGATGACTGAAAATCTTCTGTAATGTTGTTAACCTCTCTaataaaaaccataaataaaaaaaaaactgcttgaaacatgtcacacaaacaggagcatTTAACGatcatttgactcgttttcCGTACGCAAACAGGTTGGAGAACAATGAGtaatataaaaatttatgacagtaaaaacCTGCGACTGCAAGTTGTGTAAGACAGAATGCTGGTATATTTCACATCTTAGTTTTgctaaaataactcaaatgaaactaaaatttgATGCTATAATGAGAAAAGTGTAAATGAAAGTGCTATAATTTATTCTCAGGGGAACATAGAGTCAATTTGATTGTACCACATGCCATTATAACCCATTCAATAGTGAAGATGTTTCAGTTAGAACCGCAAATGTCATCCACATGATGGAGATATTTCTGTCCAGACCAGTGTGGTAGACCGACTGACAGACAAACTGAAACTGCCATCTCTAAAGCCTTGAACGTggctaaaaagacaaaatccgATTTGGACTTTGAAGTTTAATAGAATAGGATGTGACGCATTTTGAGCAGCTACTGTGTCTGAGTGAAATTAAAGTGTTACTGCTCAGTGTCTCATGACTGCACTGCTGGTGcactattatattattattgcatTAAATGAGATGATGTCAGAATCTGGGTGTCAACTGTGTGGATTCTTAGCTCAGAAAGAGATTCAGAGCTCAACCAGAAGTTAAAAACAAGTGACTGAGAGTAGAACAAACCAAAATGCTGTGTTCTGTACTGCTGCCCTGTATTTTTTCTCACCACAGAGATGTTGAGGGCTCGCACGCTGGCGAACTCCGTGACCTCACAGGTGATGTTGGTGCCTTTGCAGAGCGCCAACGTGTCGCTGATGCCTTCAGTGTCCGTGGCGTCCTTCACGTTCTGCAGGCCCTTTGCCCAGGCTGACGAACACACCAGCCACAGGAAGACCAGGATTGCGGTGATCACAAAGTCCTGGAGGAAAGAGCAAACACGTCAGCTCCTCAAACAGAAGCTACAAGACACTAATCACAAATTCTGATCGAAAATTTCAGCAGTTTTGGGCTTTTCTTTAGGTTTGTCTTTCAGATACGTCGACATCAATATTTATAACCAgcatatgtgtatttttttttaccttagtTCATTATAGCAAATAGTTTTCTTTAGTATCACGGAGTAATTCTGGCATTTTGAAGTCTTTTTCTTGGCTCCAGTAACTGGTTGGCTGCAATCAGTGCGACAGTTGTAGCTAATGGTGGCAGCAACAAAGTCAGACTCAGGCCAGtgtaaaagtttccaaagacCCCTAGCCTGGTAAATGTGGAAGTTCTTCAAATGATCCAAGAAGCAGAAGACAGTTTGAATACAATACAGTCTACAAGAGAGTGCATGAGTACCTGAAAAGAAGCCCAGAGATGCTGAGACACTTTGCATCTATtggcttctctcctgctctatGTGCtcactttattgtattttaatgcagccaaagtcctaataaagttgttctcatttacatatttttctgttgccATACAATGAAACAAGCATAAACTAGTGGCTGACACACGGCTCATAATCCTGATTTTATAGCCTCTATTTCGTCCCACAGACTCACCACACAAATTAAAGGCGACAGTTGTCCTGTGAATTTGGCAGAATTGTTTTCAAATTCAAAGCTTCTATCAGAGCCAGAGAACAATTACACAATAAGAAGAAAATGAGTTGCTTAACTGCtccatatttgtaaaatatgcaCTGTCATTTTGCTGGAAAATTCATCTAAAGGGTAAAATagtcattaaaataatcaataaataaagagCTTGCACTAATATGTACTGGAAGTAAGATCAATACTCAcaaaaatgggtccaaaatcAGAGTCCTTGTAGACGTGCATGTAGCCTAAATACACCAGCAGAGCCGCCATGCTGTACAGGAAGCAGATGATACCGACGCCCACAAAGAACTCCGCTGAGGAGGTCGAGTCTCCCACCATGTGCGTGGTGACGACAGAGCGGTTACAAAGAGTGGTATTTCCATCAATGAGCGGGACCTCGCTCAACCTGGCCACGATGCAAGAGAGAAGGTTAATATCAATGCGCAtggcactgaaaataaacaaaatgtgttgaaaatctCACCTGAACGGGTAGTTAAAGTTGGCATTGAGAGTTTCGTTCCTGCCATCTCCACAGAAGAGAGATATGATGTTCCTCCCAGAGAATCCACCACAGCTTCCAAAAGCAAAGATGGCTGTGAGCTGTACGGACAGAcgagagagagtgagtgagaCATGAGTCAGACTGATGTCAGAAAGCCTGCTGAGATAATGGATAAAAATTTAATCAAAGCCACTAAAGATGCTGGACGTTTTTTAGAGGATGGGATGATGCCAAATATACGTCTTCTAGTAAACCACCAATGGTAACTGATAAAGTCATATAAAAAATtgttagaccacccttgttttcttcaatttcttgttcatttcagtgCCTGGCACCACCAAAGGTAttttacctgaagaatacaatgaacacaacgaaaatgcagctgattacataataatttatgtcctatttgacatgcttcagcttcattgtattcccaggTTATatagaggccatttcatgtcataagcagcactgctcatgcaaaggcctagagtggtttcctgctgacattcaagtcgtagcacaactcagaagttgtcagctctcacataatgcctaaaacaaaagaattttgtgaagccacaaaggcagccatcttggcactgctggaaattggcatgagtgagagacaggtagccaaaaaactgaagatctgcaagacagctgttcattacaGAAACAAGCCCAAcgtggttctaccaaactgctagctggtcgcggcaggaaacgtctttctacccaccagatgaccatgcactcatctgttcctgtgtcaggaatcatcgtCCGActtccagggaccttaaaaatgagtggacactgtggagaaatgtgacttgtttggcAAGGACAGTTCAAAACTGATTTCTTGAAGCTGGtttgaagtcacacagggcaggaagaagcccttcatcaatgaaaggcagaggaaagcctggttactctttactggggatcacaaggattggactgttgatgattgggctaaggttctcttcagggatgaatccagttttcagttgatgcccactccagccaacttactggttaggaggaagcctggagaagctacaaaccagactgtctgcccctacagtaaaacatgggggtggatcagtgaccatctggggttgtttcagtttgggtggaacagggcaaatgcaattgtgtgaagggcgaATGAACCAGACCATGTACAgagctactcttgaaaacagtgtTCTTCTACATTTCTCCTTCACTGTATTCTTTGTGGTACTCTTAAACTCGCCAATGAATATGAATGTTTCTAGTTTCAGAGGTTTTTGAAGATTAAGAAAAAGTCTGTTAGAATCTGGGGAACATTCAAAAGCAACCGCTTTTAGAAGCGCAGATGTATTCTAAGATAACTCAGGCAGAGTACAACAAAATGCCAAACACATAACAAAGCTGGGAACCAGCAAACACACTCTGAtgaaagcaaaactaaacatataaGGCTCTACTAGAGTTCTTATTCACTAGAATTGTAAAGAGTGCATCACTTGCTCAGTTTTCTTACTGTggtaagacagaaaataaaccctgaaaacacaaattgaATATATTTCTTTTAACAGCATCAATTCTAACTTATAGAGTCGGAAAAGATGACTGCTCTCCTAATATTATGGCTTGCAAGGCTGCACTAAAGCTGCCATTCAGCCCTCGAATTCTTTCTTGCAGAAAAGCATCTGATTCAGCGTGTCGACCATGTGACGCTAATGCTCTCCTTAAAACCAACACAAGCTAAATTCTTTCAGTCAGGGTGGCTGCCGCTGAGCTCAACCCTCCAACTGCTGTAGGCGAAACAATGATCGCATAATTCACTGGGTATTAAGCTTAAACATACTCGCTCACTACCACTTTACAGCATCATTGGTGAAGACGATCTGGTGTGAAAATGTGCACTATAAATCAGAATATACTGCTGGATTTATGACCTGCAGAGGTCCTGATGGAAGCTTCCACCGCTGTGCTACAGGACAAGACTAAGTCAGAGATTTAACGTCTCAGCATGGTGATAAATAAAGAAACGCAGCTCAACAAAAGTAGGTCTTACAATGGAAGGGTCATTAAGGAATTGACAGATTTACAACAGGAATATTGGAAACAACAGACATGAGTTATACAATCTACAGGCTGTTCCACTAAAACATCTTAACAAactgaaccccaaaacaaaaatgcgggtttgaaaggcacattaacaagcaaatttacaccatttacCGAGCCAGAAATTGATTATCTGTGACATGATGTCATGTCAGAAAGctcatttcatcaaaatcaactTATTCCACAAGTCTCCTGAacaaattgccaaaaaaaaaccaaaaacagtttGCTTTGACCAAATTctgtaagaaacaaaaaattctgtgttccttAGGGCAACCGAAAAGCCATCAGTGCCTCTGTTGTTACCAAcgatcacatgacaaaaaatctgagaGCTTTTGGCTGCCAGCTGAGTTTACACAAGTGAGGAAACACACTAACAAGCTGTACTGTCAGTAGCTACATCTGTGGGCACAAAATGTCGTACGTGTtgattacactttttttttaaggtataataaataatcaaagaaattcaacataattaaatatactgcacaaaagacagtttttaatgctctctacttctagccatgattgagctgtttccatagaggtgcaggatttcatatttcatatagtaaaaaaataaagccacagtgagtaaaaatgtggggctcagagggttaaacctgCATTTATTAAGCTGTGTTTTTACCcttgcagcagcagaaaagacTGTAATTACAACATTAACCTATTAACTTAAT
This is a stretch of genomic DNA from Amphiprion ocellaris isolate individual 3 ecotype Okinawa chromosome 21, ASM2253959v1, whole genome shotgun sequence. It encodes these proteins:
- the sypl1 gene encoding synaptophysin-like protein 1 — translated: MMTGFRLNLSPLKEPLGFVKLVEWLTAIFAFGSCGGFSGRNIISLFCGDGRNETLNANFNYPFRLSEVPLIDGNTTLCNRSVVTTHMVGDSTSSAEFFVGVGIICFLYSMAALLVYLGYMHVYKDSDFGPIFDFVITAILVFLWLVCSSAWAKGLQNVKDATDTEGISDTLALCKGTNITCEVTEFASVRALNISVVFGYLNMFVWAGNAWFVYKETRWHAQKFSSHPGPARQQVPAPI